A window from Schistosoma haematobium chromosome 1, whole genome shotgun sequence encodes these proteins:
- a CDS encoding hypothetical protein (EggNog:ENOG410WG4A) translates to MPGRIIQVEKLELSQFRKIYCKCPAKSNANSNNNKYTSRSATTISTLFYSLISLVVISDLIATYLCSSVLASSNSGVNFIQNDYDLDKTKCIQSLLVNRHQIPDSAFNATSEVVDPSGAKRYNAHSIRNENTDFAWCPGKRISTDCDEYVEIDMGELNIITKVVISGLLAEGGGSRYTPYFYIRYKREINEENWRTYRQLRPTIISRLLGGLDALVPKFVVLDPPLIARWIRIYPYRDTPGFVCIRLEAYGCRFSDDLVEYRIPEGSLAHPPYQAETSLYKSQGSEVFTNENLNSSQAGGGLPFSDTCYDGHRIEPGSLLDGGLGCLIDLNSANRDTIPSIQQTVGVSSKADSSMNYQFVGWHRDRWKSSQDKNNDVVDMLFRFASVRNFTRLRLYISNNYLEKIRLPRRLEVKFSVGGVHFSGQLPISREFKLENRSLGVFSIILDLSHRIGQVVQLKAFFADDWLLFSEIRFESEKVTTPIKIDELAMLSSKSFNHQSINEEEDSTNTKRESDANKVPSSNDTSVLDDSSTRLSTVVILVLVLLCCFLGLLAGVACFSVTWMHRKRHDLEREKHQVHKTLLIRGEDALNVCTTTGLCGNGNVNLIGGGGGDAGYATVRPNMYPFLLSAAKPEMGVSTVLPNGGLQSYHQIVLSSNTSTESPNSVSNEKNSSQQQSQLRQTSQSNVGLIIGQQSNTIVNRLSGGTIGPSDGVTSETEAFCDNNNNKHNDDNDETHPHNRYSLSLFNNHQYYHHHQIRKQHSSVLSSLLCISKMKKHRRKQCSVKINHNNRTISQLDHTNNIHGNISSKEIDHITATTTTNNNISNNNTEFLNTVNNFSRVNQLVSSQSGHNLGLCSTDLLNAHLRGQTSVQAANGLLQIDLSRGHPSMLINGRPLVRIPASSNPSDVTDNSWLLQTGYRNNNAVCCTSSIGMNLLNSEPGVYTTVGGAESDVDSNGASTMSPEYASTSMLHDYPMLAATLTQLNQQRLAANLTPSMNIQPNLYPCGNPLNTGLSSNCSVNFNILSNPPLNSPFSNNNIINNPSTYGNISCHKNNFLTSINTIQQPLLFTNPHSIHDMMMMTTKTTTTAAITTSSVTKLLNGIQSSQIGNNGSNNHHYGVESDIVQNVFQQNNYQSQNQQMYDAYNLPTPSAPIYYPIAHQIISSTMGQYFPCITTSTQTTGLSSISASSSGIAPHTVLSPSSSAKSNNSINSTAATTTTYNNNNPTLLGRGGHVNNEYKSPKRNDIVNIEQSHKRSDVNKLDFNVKSGSTTNTCLSKSNYRVSNHNPWIKASNSNRYDELDQAQRRQHDENLLPPTPSSPPPPLPQSMTTPKHH, encoded by the exons tgTTCTATTCACTAATCAGTTTGGTAGTGATCAGTGATCTTATTGCCACTTACCTGTGTTCATCTGTTTTGGCATCGTCTAATTCAGGTGTCAACTTTATTCAGAATGATTATGATCTAGATAAAACAAAATGTATACAATCACTTTTAGTCAATCGACATCAAATTCCAGATTCAGCGTTCAATGCTACCAGTGAAGTAGTAGATCCGTCAGGAGCTAAACGTTATAATGCGCATTCTATTCG aaATGAAAATACAGATTTTGCATGGTGTCCAGGTAAACGTATCAGTACAGACTGTGATGAATATGTTGAAATTGATATGGGTGAATTAAATATTATAACAAAAGTTGTTATAAGTGGATTACTCGCTGAAGGTGGA gGCAGTCGTTATACACCATACTTCTATATTCGATATAAACGAGAAATTAATGAAGAGAATTGGAGAACCTATCGACAACTTCGTCCAACTATT atttCTCGACTTTTGGGCGGTTTAGACGCTTTAGTGCCAAAATTTGTTGTACTTGACCCACCATTGATAGCTCGATGGATTCGTATCTATCCGTATCGTGATACACCAGGCTTTGTATGCATTAGACTTGAAGCATACGGTTGTCGTTTCTCAG atGACCTGGTTGAATATCGAATCCCTGAAGGGAGTCTAGCACATCCTCCTTATCAAGCTGAAACTAGTTTATATAAATCTCAAGGATCAGAAGTGTTTACAAATGAGAACTTAAATTCTAGTCAAGCTGGTGGTGGTCTTCCATTTTCAGATACTTGTTATGATGGTCATAGAATTGAACCAGGAAGTCTTTTAGATGGAGGACTTGGTTGTCTTATTGATTTAAATAGTGCTAATCGTGATACAATTCCATCTATACAACAAACTGTTGGTGTTAGTTCAAAAGCAGATAGTTCAATGAATTATCAATTTGTTGGTTGGCATCGTGATCGTTGGAAAAGTTCACaggataaaaataatgatgttGTTGATATGCTTTTTCGTTTTGCTTCTGTACGTAATTTTACACGACTTCGACTTTATATATCTAATAATTATTTAGAAAAG ATTCGTTTACCCAGGCGACTAGAAGTTAAATTTAGTGTAGGTGGTGTACATTTCTCTGGTCAATTGCCTATTTCACGTGAATTCAAATTAGAGAATCGAAGTCTAGGTGTTTTTAGTATTATTTTGGATTTATCTCATAGAATTGGTCAAGTTGTACAATTGAAAGCCTTTTTCGCTGACGATTGGTTGTTGTTTAGTGAAATACGCTTTGAAAGTG AAAAGGTTACAACACCGATAAAAATTGATGAGTTGGCTATGTTATCTTCAAAATCCTTCAATCATCAATCTATTAATGAAGAAGAGGACTCGACGAATACAA aaCGTGAATCTGATGCAAATAAAGTGCCATCCTCAAATGATACCTCTGTACTTGATGATTCATCAACTCGTTTGTCAACTGTAGTTATATTAGTACTAGTTCTATTATGTTGTTTCCTTGGTTTATTAGCTGGTGTTGCTTGCTTCTCTGTGACATGGATGCATCGTAAAAGACATgatttagaaagagaaaaacaTCAAGTTCATAAAACATTGTTAATTCGTGGTGAAGATGCTTTAAATGTATGTACAACAACTGGTTTATGTGGTAACGGTAATGTCAATCTTAtcggtggtggtggtggtgatgctGGTTATGCAACAGTTAGACCAAATATGTATCCATTTCTATTATCTGCAGCTAAACCTGAGATGGGAG tTTCAACTGTTCTACCAAATGGGGGATTACAATCTTATCATCAAATTGTCCTATCATCAAATACCAGTACAGAATCTCCCAATAGTgtttcaaatgaaaaaaattcaagTCAACAACAATCACAGCTACGTCAGACGTCACAGTCAAATGTTGGTTTGATTATCGGTCAACAGTCTAATACAATAGTTAATCGTTTATCTGGTGGCACAATTGGTCCAAGTGATGGTGTTACATCAGAAACTGAAGCATTCtgtgataataacaataataaacacaatgatgataatgatgaaactCATCCACATAATCGTTatagtttatcattatttaacaatcatcaatactaTCATCATCACCAGATCCGGAAGCAACATTCATCTGTTTTATCCTCGTTATTATGTATATCAAAAATGAAGAAACATCGTCGTAAACAATGTTCAGTAAAAATTAATCATAACAATAGGACTATTTCGCAGCTTGATCATACTAATAATATACATGGGAATATTagttctaaagaaatcgacCATATTACtgctactaccactactaataataatattagtaataataatacagaatTTTTAAATACTGTAAATAATTTCTCAAGAGTTAATCAATTAGTTAGCAGTCAATCTGGTCACAATTTAGGATTATGTTCAACTGATCTATTAAATGCTCATTTACGAGGACAG ACTTCTGTACAAGCGGCAAATGGATTACTCCAAATTGATTTGTCTCGAGGTCATCCATCAATGCTAATCAATGGTCGACCATTAGTGCGAATTCCAGCTTCATCTAATCCATCCGATGTAACTGATAATTCTTGGCTTTTACAAACCGGTTATCGTAATAATAATGCAGTTTGTTGTACTTCTTCAATTGGtatgaatttattaaattcaGAACCTGGTGTTTATACAACAGTTGGTGGAGCTGAATCAGATGTAGATAGTAATGGAGcaa gtACAATGAGTCCAGAGTATGCATCCACAAGTATGTTACATGATTATCCCATGTTAGCTGCTACACTGACTCAATTAAATCAACAACGACTGGCTGCTAATCTAACACCATCTATGAATATTCAACCTAATTTATATCCTTGTGGTAATCCACTTAACACTGGCTTATCATCAAATTGTTCcgttaatttcaatattttatcaaATCCTCCATTGAATTCCCCATTTAGCAACAATAATATCATTAATAATCCCAGTACCTACGGTAATATTAGTTGTCATAAGAATAACTTTCTTACATCAATAAATACAATTCAACAACCATTATTATTCACGAATCCTCATTCAATACatgatatgatgatgatgacgacaaAGACGACAACAACAGCTGCGATAACAACATCATCAGTTACAAAACTATTAAATGGTATACAAAGTTCACAAATTGGTAATAATGGTAgtaacaatcatcattacggTGTTGAAAGTgatattgttcaaaatgtatttcaacagaATAATTATCAGTCACAAAATCAACAGATGTATGATGCTTATAATTTACCAACTCCTTCAGCACCAATTTATTATCCTATCGCACATCAGATTATCTCATCCACTATGGGACAATATTTCCCATGTATTACTACTTCAACACAAACTACAGGATTATCATCTATATCAGCATCATCATCGGGAATAGCACCTCACACAGTGTTATCGCCATCATCCTCTGCAAAGAGTAATAACTCTATAAATagtactgctgctactactaccacttataataataataatcccacATTACTTGGAAGAGGCGGTCATGTCAACAATGAATACAAATCTCCGAAACGGAATGACATTGTAAACATTGAACAATCACATAAACGATCAG ATGTGAATAAATTAGATTTCAATGTTAAATCTGGATCGACAACAAACACTTGTCTATCAAAATCTAATTATCGAGTTTCTAATCATAATCCATGGATTAAAGCATCAAATTCAAATCGTTATGATGAATTGGATCAAGCACAAAGAAGACAACATGATGAAAATTTATTACCACCAACACCTTCTAGCCCTCCTCCACCTTTGCCACAGTCAATGACAACACCAAAGCATCATTAA